The following are encoded together in the Triticum dicoccoides isolate Atlit2015 ecotype Zavitan chromosome 6B, WEW_v2.0, whole genome shotgun sequence genome:
- the LOC119325508 gene encoding auxin-induced protein 15A-like, whose translation MMMGYFWAPRKSAAVERDQSLRAGLLVDGGSGEAAAVPKGYFAVYVGAEARRFVVPMGYLHQPAFRALMELAAEEFGFGQAGGLRIPCREEDFVAIVAALEATAESRQRRRSAAGRKSRSNATPW comes from the coding sequence ATGATGATGGGGTACTTCTGGGCGCCGAGGAAgtcggcggcggtggagagggACCAGAGCCTGCGGGCGGGGCTGCTCGtcgacggcggcagcggcgaggccgCGGCCGTTCCCAAGGGGTACTTCGCGGTGTACGTGGGCGCGGAGGCGCGGCGGTTCGTGGTGCCGATGGGCTACCTCCACCAGCCGGCGTTCCGGGCGCTCATGGAGCTGGCGGCCGAGGAGTTCGGCTTCGGCCAGGCCGGCGGGCTCCGCATCCCCTGCCGCGAGGAGGACTTCGTCGCCATCGTCGCCGCGCTCGAGGCCACGGCCGAGTCGCGCCAGCGCAGGCGGAGCGCGGCCGGCAGGAAGAGCAGGAGCAACGCCACACCATGGTGA